From the genome of Leptodactylus fuscus isolate aLepFus1 chromosome 1, aLepFus1.hap2, whole genome shotgun sequence, one region includes:
- the LOC142195032 gene encoding serine protease ami-like, with amino-acid sequence MTASTLLSAVVVLLSIARTECFPRGRILGGSESRLNSRPYMVSLQVDGTHICGGLLISDEWVLSAAHCKPNSVNKTLQAVLGTIALSKPQKIYNIDTMIIHPQYNRTTKHHDLLLVKLPEKVPLMNSIHPLPYQTEDIVIDEKTLCLVAGWGKIKNTGKKPDNLNEAWVPVISPKTCNRADYYHGDITPNMICAGDKKRDSCEGDSGGPLICNGVATAIVSSGFSVCGNLKRPGIYTLIFPYKYWIADTMRTMTEPVPPVPTVTI; translated from the exons AGTGTTTCCCACGTGGTCGTATCCTTGGTGGAAGTGAGTCTCGCTTAAATTCTAGACCATACATGGTGTCATTGCAAGTGGATGGAACCCACATATGTGGTGGATTGCTAATCTCTGATGAGTGGGTGCTAAGTGCAGCACATTGTAAACCAAACAG TGTGAATAAAACTCTTCAAGCAGTCCTGGGAACTATAGCTCTGTCTAAGCCTCAAAAGATTTATAATATTGATACAATGATCATACATCCTCAGTATAACAGGACTACTAAACACCACGATCTGCTTCTTGTGAAG CTACCAGAAAAGGTTCCCCTGATGAACTCAATACATCCTTTACCTTACCAAACAGAAGATATTGTGATTGATGAAAAAACACTTTGTCTGGTAGCCGGCTGGGGAAAAATCAAGAACACTGGAAAGAAGCCAGACAACTTAAATGAGGCATGGGTTCCAGTGATCAGCCCAAAGACATGCAACCGTGCGGACTACTACCATGGAGATATCACCCCCAACATGATTTGTGCAggggacaaaaaacgggattcatGTGAG GGTGACTCTGGTGGACCTTTGATATGTAATGGAGTGGCAACCGCTATTGTGTCGTCTGGATTTAGCGTTTGTGGCAACCTCAAACGTCCAGGAATTTACACACTCATTTTCCCCTATAAATATTGGATAGCTGATACCATGCGTACCATGACTGAACCAGTACCACCAGTTCCAACTGTTACAATCTAA